The Nitrosospira lacus genome window below encodes:
- the bioD gene encoding dethiobiotin synthase, with protein MGKGYFITGTSTGVGKTLVSRALLHAFGARNNTAVGMKPVAVGCENGQYMDVELLLAASTVIAPREQVNPYALAPPIAPHIAAGQAGITIDMTTICKACFELQKKADLVIVEGTGGFLVPLNEYQDGSDMARALGFPVILVVGMQLGCLNHALLTAKVVRGTGLQLAGWVANRIDPQMIAFDENILTLKQRLNCPLVGVLPFEQNIDAKKLSLLLDIAKLERSTHMNADRM; from the coding sequence ATGGGAAAAGGTTATTTCATCACCGGCACCAGTACGGGAGTGGGCAAGACCTTGGTCAGCCGAGCCTTGCTGCATGCTTTTGGCGCGCGTAACAACACGGCCGTAGGTATGAAGCCGGTAGCGGTGGGATGCGAGAACGGCCAATATATGGACGTGGAGTTGCTTCTGGCGGCAAGCACTGTTATCGCTCCGCGTGAGCAAGTAAATCCTTATGCGCTGGCGCCGCCAATTGCCCCGCATATCGCGGCTGGCCAGGCGGGTATCACTATCGACATGACAACCATTTGCAAGGCCTGTTTCGAATTGCAAAAAAAAGCCGACCTGGTAATTGTCGAGGGTACGGGTGGTTTTCTCGTGCCGCTTAATGAGTATCAGGACGGTTCCGACATGGCGAGAGCGCTAGGTTTTCCAGTAATACTGGTGGTAGGAATGCAACTGGGGTGTCTTAACCATGCGCTACTGACTGCCAAGGTAGTGCGCGGAACGGGACTGCAGCTCGCAGGATGGGTGGCGAATCGCATCGATCCACAAATGATCGCATTTGATGAAAACATACTCACACTGAAGCAGAGGCTCAATTGTCCGCTGGTGGGCGTGTTGCCATTCGAACAGAATATCGATGCAAAAAAATTGTCGCTGCTGTTGGATATTGCGAAGCTGGAGCGGAGTACTCACATGAATGCTGATCGCATGTAG
- the bioH gene encoding pimeloyl-ACP methyl ester esterase BioH gives MSLHTEFIGAGPDLVLLHGWAMHSGIWDGVRERLARNFRLCLVDLPGHGFSSACEPGTLEHVVEMVSDVLPASCMVCGWSLGGQVAIELALREPARFKKLVLIATTPCFVSREDWRWGMDVATLQLFMRNLKRDYATTLSRFLTLQVSGSVDATAVLSQLRESFSERDQPDVTGLQAGLQILLTSDLRKKLRNITQPTILLHGENDVITGPGAARWMSQQLKNSKLVMLPRCGHAPFLSYPDQFVASMIQDLT, from the coding sequence ATGAGTCTGCATACCGAATTCATCGGAGCCGGTCCGGATCTTGTTCTGCTGCATGGCTGGGCCATGCACAGCGGCATCTGGGATGGCGTACGTGAAAGGCTGGCGCGGAATTTCCGTCTGTGCTTAGTGGATTTGCCAGGGCATGGGTTCAGTTCCGCTTGCGAGCCCGGTACGCTGGAACATGTTGTGGAAATGGTTTCGGATGTATTGCCCGCGAGTTGCATGGTTTGCGGATGGTCGCTAGGCGGACAGGTTGCGATTGAACTTGCGTTGCGTGAACCGGCGCGTTTCAAAAAGCTTGTCTTGATTGCAACGACGCCTTGCTTCGTCAGCCGTGAAGACTGGCGGTGGGGAATGGATGTGGCGACTTTGCAATTGTTCATGCGGAATTTGAAGCGGGATTATGCAACCACGCTGAGCCGGTTTCTGACCTTGCAAGTGAGCGGCAGTGTCGATGCCACGGCGGTACTGTCACAGTTGCGCGAGAGCTTTTCTGAGCGTGATCAACCGGATGTGACTGGATTGCAAGCCGGATTGCAGATTCTGCTCACTAGCGATCTGCGCAAGAAGTTAAGAAATATCACCCAACCAACGATATTGCTGCATGGCGAGAATGATGTTATCACCGGCCCCGGCGCGGCGAGATGGATGAGTCAGCAATTGAAAAATTCAAAACTGGTCATGTTGCCCCGTTGCGGTCATGCACCGTTTCTATCTTATCCGGATCAATTTGTAGCCAGTATGATTCAGGATTTAACCTGA
- the grxC gene encoding glutaredoxin 3 — MMKVIMYASGFCPYCIRAESMLRARGVTEIEKIRIDLDPAIRTEMIEKTGRRTVPQIYIGDTHVGGYDDLAQLDRSDGLVKLLAV; from the coding sequence ATGATGAAAGTGATCATGTATGCTTCAGGTTTTTGCCCCTACTGCATAAGAGCGGAAAGCATGCTGCGTGCCAGAGGCGTAACCGAAATCGAAAAGATTCGTATTGACCTGGATCCCGCCATCCGTACCGAGATGATAGAAAAAACCGGCCGCCGCACCGTTCCCCAAATCTACATTGGCGACACACATGTGGGCGGTTATGACGACTTGGCGCAACTTGACCGCAGTGATGGACTGGTAAAGCTCCTGGCGGTCTGA
- a CDS encoding ComF family protein — protein sequence MDALVHSLKYQANLSMAPVLADLLLTRIDKSPIPDFIVPMPLHPVRLRERGFNQALEIGRKLSKQCGSPLLPGACQRIKNTPSQAGLPWKEREKNIRGVFTCETDLTGKHIAILDDVMTTGATLNELAKTLRKHGAVRVSGWVVARTMSPVSLHDS from the coding sequence ATGGACGCCCTTGTTCATTCACTCAAATATCAGGCAAACCTTTCCATGGCGCCCGTATTGGCGGATTTGCTATTGACGCGGATTGACAAGAGCCCAATCCCGGATTTCATCGTACCAATGCCATTGCATCCCGTTAGATTGCGTGAAAGAGGTTTCAATCAGGCCCTGGAAATCGGCCGCAAATTGTCAAAACAATGTGGCAGTCCACTATTACCGGGTGCCTGCCAACGTATCAAGAACACCCCTTCACAGGCCGGGTTACCGTGGAAAGAGCGCGAGAAGAATATACGGGGTGTGTTCACGTGTGAAACCGATCTTACCGGCAAGCACATCGCCATCCTGGACGACGTAATGACCACCGGCGCAACCCTGAATGAACTGGCAAAGACACTGCGCAAACACGGCGCCGTGCGCGTGAGTGGATGGGTCGTCGCAAGAACGATGTCCCCTGTATCGCTTCACGATTCTTGA
- the bioF gene encoding 8-amino-7-oxononanoate synthase, translating into MLNDFIEQREQLREQLRVRESKKLYRRRLTLESPQQTHVLMAGCEYLAFCSNDYLGLANHPGLIEAACEGARQYGVGAGASHLISGHSSVHHALEEALAHFTGFPRALLFSTGYMANAGVITALLDRGDTIFADKLNHASLNDAALVSRARFIRYSHLDLAMLERQLAVCQSRRKLVMTDAVFSMDGDVAPAASLLALCEKYDAWLMLDDAHGFGVLGSQGRGTVSHFHISSPRIIYMATLGKAAGVFGAFVAAQPEVIETLIQHARSYVYTTATPPLLSHTLLKSLTLIEDEEWRRERLTQLVACLKREVQSLHWRLLPSVTPIQPLVIGGNDEALEISNALRERGLLVPAIRPPTVPQGSARLRISLSASHSTDDVARLGTALRELDSV; encoded by the coding sequence ATGCTCAACGATTTCATCGAACAACGCGAACAATTACGCGAACAGCTGCGCGTGCGGGAAAGCAAGAAACTATACCGCCGCCGTCTGACCCTGGAGAGTCCCCAGCAAACACATGTTTTAATGGCTGGATGCGAGTATCTCGCATTCTGCAGTAACGACTATCTCGGCCTTGCCAATCACCCCGGCTTGATTGAGGCCGCCTGCGAAGGTGCCAGACAATATGGGGTAGGGGCGGGCGCCTCACACCTCATCAGCGGACATTCTTCAGTCCACCACGCACTGGAGGAGGCGCTGGCTCATTTCACGGGGTTCCCCCGGGCATTGTTATTTTCCACGGGATACATGGCCAACGCCGGCGTAATTACGGCACTGCTGGATCGCGGCGACACGATATTCGCCGACAAGCTCAATCATGCTTCCCTTAATGATGCGGCGCTGGTTTCGCGCGCAAGGTTTATCCGGTATTCCCATCTCGACCTGGCCATGCTGGAGCGGCAGCTCGCTGTATGTCAGTCCAGGCGCAAACTGGTGATGACCGACGCGGTATTCAGCATGGATGGAGATGTCGCGCCCGCTGCCAGTCTGCTGGCATTGTGCGAAAAATACGATGCATGGTTGATGCTCGACGATGCGCACGGTTTTGGCGTACTCGGTTCGCAAGGGCGGGGAACAGTTTCTCATTTCCATATCAGTTCGCCGCGTATCATTTACATGGCTACCCTTGGCAAGGCGGCGGGCGTATTTGGCGCTTTTGTCGCGGCGCAACCGGAAGTCATTGAAACTCTGATTCAGCATGCACGCAGCTATGTTTACACTACCGCGACCCCGCCGCTGCTGTCCCATACTTTGCTGAAAAGCCTGACCTTGATCGAAGATGAGGAATGGCGGCGCGAGAGGCTGACGCAACTTGTTGCGTGTTTGAAAAGGGAGGTGCAATCGCTGCACTGGCGGTTGCTGCCATCGGTCACCCCCATTCAGCCGTTGGTCATCGGCGGGAATGATGAGGCGCTGGAGATAAGCAACGCGTTGCGCGAACGAGGCTTGCTGGTTCCGGCGATCCGACCGCCCACGGTGCCGCAAGGCTCGGCACGGCTGCGGATCTCGTTATCCGCATCGCACAGCACGGACGACGTTGCCCGGCTGGGGACTGCGCTGAGGGAACTGGATAGTGTTTGA
- a CDS encoding putative bifunctional diguanylate cyclase/phosphodiesterase, producing the protein MSDIRHRKEIDRRLPQLARYDALTRLPNRALFYESLRKIIKQAETNQRVVSILFLDIDDFKNINDTLGRVLGDELLRQFSLRLLECLRVRDMIARLGGDEFGCILITPDGSGDAGIVASKLRETLRQPFALSGHKVTVTTSIGISVYPTDSLDVDTLIRNGGIAMYRSKNAGRDTYRFFTAEMNERAIEKLDQENALRLALDRHEFVLYYQPKMELSGRGRITGVEALIRWNRPGYGFVAPLEFISVLEQTGLINRVGAWVIHSACKQIAEWRRSGVGEIPVSVNVSGRQFSQGNLNRDVIRATQENNVEPELLEFELQTERALRENSIGSDMLELELTESSLMAHAKRTIDTLRRLKAIGIRISIDDFGTGYSSLAYLKRFPVDVLKIDRSFIADVTTNPADAAIATAIIGMAHSLNVKVVAEGVETLEQLDFLRVRGCDEIQGYYLAQPLPAIEISKLFLRDNKLLQPVTTSIL; encoded by the coding sequence ATGAGTGACATCAGGCATCGTAAGGAAATTGACCGGCGGCTACCGCAGCTCGCACGTTATGACGCGCTTACCCGTCTTCCCAACCGGGCTCTATTTTATGAGTCGCTAAGGAAGATTATCAAACAAGCTGAAACAAATCAGCGAGTTGTTTCGATTCTATTTCTTGATATTGATGATTTCAAAAATATAAACGACACACTGGGACGCGTTCTTGGCGATGAGCTGCTGCGCCAGTTTAGTCTGCGCTTGCTGGAATGCCTGCGTGTCAGGGATATGATTGCGCGCTTGGGAGGCGATGAGTTCGGATGCATTCTGATCACCCCTGATGGTTCAGGGGATGCCGGAATTGTTGCAAGCAAGCTCAGAGAGACATTACGCCAGCCCTTCGCGTTGTCGGGCCACAAGGTGACTGTGACGACGAGTATTGGAATCAGCGTTTATCCGACGGATTCGCTTGATGTGGATACGTTAATCCGGAACGGTGGCATCGCCATGTATCGGTCAAAGAATGCGGGCAGGGATACGTATCGCTTCTTTACAGCGGAAATGAATGAACGTGCGATCGAGAAACTGGATCAGGAGAATGCCCTACGGCTGGCGCTCGATCGACATGAATTCGTTTTGTATTACCAGCCGAAAATGGAGCTATCAGGGAGAGGAAGAATCACGGGGGTGGAGGCGCTGATAAGATGGAATCGTCCCGGATATGGATTTGTTGCGCCGCTCGAGTTCATATCCGTTCTTGAACAAACCGGGTTGATCAATCGTGTGGGGGCATGGGTTATCCATAGCGCGTGCAAACAAATCGCGGAATGGAGACGTTCGGGAGTCGGAGAAATCCCTGTATCGGTCAATGTATCCGGAAGACAGTTTTCACAAGGCAATCTGAATCGGGATGTTATTCGAGCCACCCAAGAGAACAATGTCGAGCCGGAATTGCTTGAGTTCGAGCTCCAGACGGAAAGAGCTTTGAGGGAGAACAGCATCGGCTCCGATATGCTGGAATTGGAATTGACGGAAAGCTCACTGATGGCGCATGCAAAAAGAACGATTGATACGCTCAGGAGGCTGAAAGCGATTGGGATCCGGATTTCGATCGACGACTTCGGGACTGGCTATTCAAGCCTGGCCTATCTGAAGCGATTTCCTGTCGATGTGCTGAAAATCGATCGTTCCTTTATTGCGGACGTGACTACAAATCCCGCGGATGCAGCAATTGCGACGGCAATTATCGGTATGGCCCATAGCCTTAACGTCAAGGTGGTAGCCGAGGGTGTGGAAACCCTCGAGCAATTGGATTTTCTGCGAGTGCGGGGTTGCGACGAAATCCAGGGTTATTACCTGGCGCAGCCGCTCCCCGCAATTGAGATATCCAAATTATTTTTGAGAGACAACAAGCTCCTCCAGCCGGTAACAACTTCCATTTTGTGA
- the trmL gene encoding tRNA (uridine(34)/cytosine(34)/5-carboxymethylaminomethyluridine(34)-2'-O)-methyltransferase TrmL, giving the protein MLDVILFQPEIPPNTGNIIRLCANTGTRLHLIKPLGFFLEDKQLLRAGLDYHEFASMTIHENWTDCAQQLRGHRLFAASTRGKQRYDLTAYASGDAFLFGSESRGLPAEILESFPEQRRIRVPMVSGSRSLNLSNTVAVVIYEAWRQTSFEKGI; this is encoded by the coding sequence ATGCTCGATGTAATTTTATTCCAGCCTGAAATCCCGCCCAACACCGGGAATATCATACGGCTATGTGCCAATACCGGTACGAGGCTCCATCTCATCAAGCCGCTCGGCTTTTTCCTGGAAGATAAGCAGTTACTGCGCGCCGGACTGGATTATCACGAGTTCGCCAGCATGACGATTCATGAAAACTGGACAGACTGTGCGCAACAATTGCGAGGACATCGTCTTTTTGCCGCTTCAACCAGGGGCAAGCAACGCTATGACTTGACTGCTTACGCCAGCGGAGATGCATTCCTTTTTGGCTCGGAAAGCCGTGGACTGCCGGCCGAGATACTGGAGAGTTTTCCTGAACAGCGCCGTATCCGCGTACCCATGGTATCCGGCAGCCGCAGTCTTAATTTGTCCAATACAGTCGCAGTGGTGATCTACGAAGCGTGGCGGCAGACAAGCTTCGAGAAAGGCATATAA
- the bioC gene encoding malonyl-ACP O-methyltransferase BioC gives MNYDHTIDKRQVRSSFERAAASYDRTAVLQREVCDRMLSRLDYIKHTPDVIVDVGSGTGYGSRKLLMRYPAARILAIDIAAAMHSQARPPVSWWKPWLAVRGNQTSYVCGDMEQMPLKDSCAGLVWSNLTLQWCNDLKHTFAGIHRILQTSGLFMFSTFGPDTLKELRHAFRDVDSYSHVNRFIDMHDIGDMLVHNGFATPVMDMEYVTLTYEDVTSVMRDLKAIGAHNVTQGRRRGLTGKAAWQKAVNHYEMLRMEGKLPATFEVVYGHAWKPQPRTPIVTPELRRQLGLI, from the coding sequence ATGAATTACGACCATACCATCGATAAGCGCCAGGTGCGTAGTTCCTTCGAGCGGGCAGCGGCGAGTTATGACCGGACAGCGGTTCTGCAACGTGAGGTGTGCGACCGGATGCTGTCGCGGCTCGATTATATCAAGCACACACCCGATGTAATTGTCGATGTCGGCAGCGGCACAGGCTATGGCTCGCGCAAATTGCTGATGCGCTACCCTGCCGCCAGGATCCTGGCGATTGATATCGCGGCGGCCATGCATTCTCAGGCGCGCCCTCCCGTTTCCTGGTGGAAGCCGTGGCTGGCTGTTCGCGGGAATCAGACAAGCTATGTGTGCGGTGACATGGAGCAAATGCCGTTGAAAGACTCGTGTGCCGGTTTGGTGTGGTCGAATCTGACGCTGCAATGGTGCAATGACCTCAAGCATACGTTTGCCGGGATACACCGGATACTGCAAACCAGTGGTCTGTTCATGTTCAGCACTTTCGGACCGGACACCTTGAAGGAATTGCGCCATGCTTTCCGTGACGTGGATAGTTATAGTCACGTTAATCGTTTTATAGACATGCACGACATTGGAGACATGCTGGTGCATAACGGTTTCGCCACGCCGGTCATGGATATGGAATACGTTACGCTGACCTATGAGGACGTAACCAGCGTGATGCGGGACCTTAAAGCCATCGGTGCTCATAATGTCACCCAGGGAAGGCGGCGTGGTTTGACCGGAAAAGCCGCATGGCAAAAAGCGGTAAATCACTATGAAATGCTACGAATGGAAGGCAAACTGCCAGCAACCTTTGAAGTCGTTTACGGCCACGCCTGGAAGCCGCAGCCGCGAACGCCAATTGTCACACCCGAACTCAGACGACAACTCGGCCTTATATGA
- a CDS encoding SH3 domain-containing protein, translating to MKHAHDAFVTIPFPPYSALGLLIGVLLCPVHAIAAFEFFSLAENATVMYDAPSLKADKLYVASRHLPVEAVVKVEGWVKVRDSGGSLAWVEEKALSEKRYVIVTASQAEIYQAASASSALVFQAQQNVVMEQLEPAANGWVKVRHRDGQTGYVRTQQVWGS from the coding sequence ATGAAGCATGCTCACGACGCATTCGTCACCATTCCATTCCCGCCATACAGCGCCCTGGGACTATTGATTGGCGTACTGTTGTGTCCGGTGCATGCCATTGCGGCATTTGAGTTTTTTTCGTTGGCCGAGAATGCTACCGTCATGTATGATGCGCCCTCACTCAAGGCCGATAAATTGTATGTGGCGAGCCGTCATCTGCCGGTAGAGGCGGTAGTGAAGGTTGAAGGCTGGGTCAAGGTGCGCGATAGTGGAGGCAGCCTTGCCTGGGTGGAAGAAAAGGCATTAAGCGAAAAACGCTATGTAATTGTTACGGCGTCCCAAGCCGAGATTTATCAGGCAGCGAGTGCAAGTTCGGCGCTGGTATTTCAGGCACAGCAGAATGTGGTGATGGAACAGCTTGAACCCGCTGCGAATGGCTGGGTCAAGGTCCGCCACCGGGATGGACAAACGGGCTATGTCAGAACGCAACAAGTCTGGGGCTCATGA
- a CDS encoding NAD(P)H-dependent glycerol-3-phosphate dehydrogenase, whose translation MRIAVLGAGAWGTALAISLGANNRASSHQVTLWTRDPAHLAELVSERSNQRYFPGFPLPDSLRLTSVLDVAVEGADLALIVVPVAGLRETLRGIVACGKVVPVVWGCKGFEAQSATLPHQVAQEEYDGVAPCGVLSGPSFAQEVAQGLPTALTLASHDEEFSRSIAAQLHTARLRIYSSTDVAGVETGGAVKNVISIAAGISDGMGFGHNARAALITRGLAEITRLGLKLGGCLETFMGLTGAGDLILTCTGDLSRNRRVGLLLAAGRPLPDILRELGHTAEGVHTAREVLRLSRALKIEMPITQAVCSILHDGVPARLAVEALLNREPKAETS comes from the coding sequence ATGAGAATAGCTGTTCTTGGCGCGGGCGCATGGGGCACCGCATTGGCTATCAGTCTTGGTGCCAATAACCGTGCGTCCAGCCACCAGGTAACATTGTGGACCCGTGATCCGGCGCATCTAGCGGAACTTGTTTCCGAGCGTAGCAACCAGCGCTATTTTCCCGGCTTTCCATTACCCGATTCTCTGCGGCTGACATCTGTTCTTGATGTTGCCGTAGAGGGTGCCGATCTTGCCCTTATCGTGGTTCCGGTTGCCGGATTACGCGAGACGTTGCGTGGAATTGTTGCTTGCGGAAAAGTCGTGCCGGTCGTTTGGGGCTGTAAGGGATTCGAAGCGCAATCGGCGACGCTGCCTCATCAGGTGGCACAGGAGGAATATGATGGTGTTGCGCCCTGTGGTGTGTTGTCGGGGCCCAGTTTTGCCCAGGAAGTTGCGCAAGGGCTCCCCACTGCCTTGACATTGGCATCGCATGATGAAGAATTTTCCCGAAGCATCGCAGCACAGCTGCATACCGCACGCCTGCGGATTTACTCAAGCACAGATGTCGCCGGAGTGGAAACCGGCGGGGCGGTGAAGAACGTCATATCGATAGCCGCCGGCATCTCCGATGGCATGGGTTTTGGCCACAATGCTCGTGCAGCCCTGATTACGCGGGGCTTGGCGGAAATTACGCGCCTGGGACTAAAACTCGGTGGCTGTCTGGAAACATTCATGGGGCTGACCGGAGCGGGAGATCTGATACTTACCTGTACCGGGGATCTGTCCCGCAATCGGCGAGTTGGTCTGCTACTCGCGGCGGGCCGCCCGTTGCCGGATATCCTGCGGGAGCTGGGACACACCGCCGAGGGTGTCCATACAGCGCGTGAAGTATTGCGGCTAAGCCGGGCACTGAAAATTGAAATGCCGATTACTCAGGCGGTATGCAGCATACTGCATGATGGGGTGCCGGCGAGACTGGCGGTGGAAGCGCTGCTTAACCGGGAACCGAAAGCGGAAACTTCCTGA
- the bioB gene encoding biotin synthase BioB gives MSQLFPRVTDNSGVTATSMQKQSGDAPGLADTFTGSVSWTVSQIGDVLDMPFNDLIHRAQRVHRQHHDANAVQLSTLISVKTGGCSEDCGYCPQAARYHTGVENQGMLSLEEVVETAAAAKAQGASRFCMGAAWRGPKQRDIEKMTEIVSAVKALGLETCATLGMLRPGQAEQLKEAGLDYYNHNLDTAPEYYGEVITTRDYQDRLNTLEKVRGAGINVCCGGIVGMGESRHARAGLIAQLANLDPYPESVPINYLVQVEGTPLYGTAALDPLEFVRTIAAARITMPKAMVRLSAGRQEMPDAVQALCFLAGANSIFYGDKLLTTGNPEAERDKALFDKLGLRSM, from the coding sequence ATGAGTCAGCTTTTCCCCCGCGTGACGGATAATTCCGGCGTGACTGCTACCTCCATGCAAAAGCAGTCAGGCGATGCGCCTGGCCTGGCGGACACCTTTACCGGGTCGGTGAGCTGGACCGTTTCCCAAATCGGGGATGTGCTGGACATGCCATTCAACGATCTGATTCACCGTGCTCAACGGGTCCACCGCCAGCATCATGATGCCAATGCAGTACAACTGTCGACGCTGATTTCGGTCAAGACAGGTGGATGTTCTGAGGACTGCGGTTACTGCCCTCAAGCGGCTCGTTATCATACCGGTGTCGAAAATCAGGGGATGCTGTCGTTGGAAGAAGTGGTTGAGACGGCGGCTGCGGCGAAGGCGCAAGGCGCATCCCGTTTTTGCATGGGGGCGGCCTGGCGTGGGCCCAAGCAACGAGATATCGAAAAGATGACGGAGATAGTGAGTGCCGTCAAGGCGCTTGGGCTTGAAACCTGCGCCACTTTGGGGATGTTGAGGCCCGGCCAGGCGGAACAACTCAAGGAAGCGGGACTCGACTATTACAATCACAATCTCGATACGGCACCGGAATATTACGGCGAGGTCATCACCACGCGCGACTACCAGGATCGACTGAATACGCTCGAGAAGGTACGGGGTGCGGGTATCAATGTATGTTGCGGGGGTATCGTGGGCATGGGTGAATCCCGCCATGCACGTGCCGGACTGATTGCGCAACTGGCGAATCTGGACCCTTACCCTGAATCGGTTCCCATCAACTATCTGGTGCAGGTGGAAGGCACGCCGCTGTATGGAACGGCGGCACTCGATCCGCTGGAATTTGTACGCACCATCGCGGCGGCACGTATCACCATGCCTAAAGCCATGGTGAGGCTGTCGGCGGGCAGGCAGGAAATGCCGGATGCGGTGCAGGCGCTGTGTTTTCTGGCGGGTGCCAATTCGATTTTCTATGGAGACAAGCTGCTTACCACCGGCAATCCGGAAGCGGAACGGGACAAGGCGTTATTTGACAAACTGGGACTCCGTTCAATGTAA
- the secB gene encoding protein-export chaperone SecB, whose translation MSDQQPVFSIEKIYVKDLSLEIPNAPRIFLERETPEVNIQLHSKGERVDEGLYEVLLTVTVTAKVKEKTMFLVEVGQAGIFQIRNVPEGEMDPVLGIGCPNILFPYLREAVSDIVTRAGFHAVILSPVNFEALYHQGKQQAEMNAVAAAEKPEEENKITH comes from the coding sequence ATGAGCGACCAGCAGCCGGTTTTCAGTATTGAAAAAATCTATGTCAAGGATTTGTCCCTGGAGATTCCAAATGCTCCAAGAATTTTTCTTGAGCGTGAAACACCTGAAGTGAACATACAGTTGCATAGCAAGGGGGAGCGCGTTGACGAAGGTCTGTATGAGGTACTGTTGACGGTAACGGTCACTGCCAAGGTCAAGGAGAAGACCATGTTTCTGGTGGAGGTGGGTCAGGCGGGCATTTTTCAGATTCGCAATGTGCCGGAAGGCGAAATGGATCCCGTATTGGGGATTGGGTGTCCCAATATTCTTTTCCCTTACTTGCGCGAAGCTGTTTCGGATATTGTTACCCGCGCCGGATTCCACGCCGTAATTTTAAGCCCGGTAAATTTCGAGGCACTTTATCACCAGGGAAAACAGCAAGCCGAGATGAATGCTGTGGCGGCGGCGGAAAAACCGGAAGAAGAGAATAAAATAACGCACTGA
- a CDS encoding rhodanese-like domain-containing protein → MTFLQNNIALVVAALMSGGMLLWPLLRRSGNEIDTLVAVQLINYKDALVLDVREGSEYNAGHVPNSKHIPADKLEERLHELEKFKSKPVILIHRSGVNATGKAGSILRKKEFAHVHNLQGGIDAWRQANLPIVKK, encoded by the coding sequence GTGACATTCTTGCAAAATAATATTGCCCTGGTTGTGGCCGCCCTGATGAGCGGTGGCATGTTGTTATGGCCGTTGTTGCGGCGTTCCGGCAACGAGATAGACACCCTGGTGGCGGTTCAGCTCATCAATTACAAGGATGCGCTTGTTTTGGATGTGCGTGAGGGGAGTGAATACAATGCGGGCCATGTCCCTAATTCCAAGCATATTCCCGCTGACAAGCTTGAGGAGCGCCTGCACGAACTGGAAAAATTCAAGAGCAAGCCGGTCATATTGATACATCGCAGCGGTGTGAATGCCACGGGTAAAGCCGGCTCGATTTTGCGCAAAAAAGAGTTTGCGCATGTCCATAACCTTCAAGGCGGGATCGATGCATGGCGCCAGGCGAATTTGCCGATAGTAAAAAAATGA
- a CDS encoding phage holin family protein, whose protein sequence is MLHNTMEFMAHWGITALSLWLASIIFHGISFTSKKSLFVSALLLGFANAVIRPIVIILTIPLTLITFGFFLLVINALMMLLVSTIVPGFRISGFWTAFFASIFVTLLSLFVGLFIFQSGEYPINLPVHQGVMI, encoded by the coding sequence ATGCTGCACAATACGATGGAATTCATGGCCCATTGGGGCATAACCGCCCTCTCTCTGTGGCTTGCGAGCATTATCTTTCACGGCATTTCATTCACCAGTAAAAAATCCCTGTTTGTTTCGGCCCTGCTATTGGGTTTCGCCAACGCGGTAATCAGACCTATTGTTATCATCTTGACGATTCCATTAACGCTCATTACGTTCGGATTTTTCTTGCTGGTAATTAATGCGCTTATGATGCTTCTGGTATCGACCATTGTGCCGGGATTCAGGATTTCAGGGTTCTGGACAGCTTTTTTTGCGAGCATCTTCGTAACGCTTCTCAGTTTATTTGTGGGATTGTTCATATTCCAGTCCGGCGAATATCCGATAAATCTTCCCGTGCATCAAGGTGTGATGATCTGA